In Hahella sp. KA22, one genomic interval encodes:
- a CDS encoding NYN domain-containing protein codes for MKYDGLKAGIFIDNDNLIYGQDREGLDYSAIIKFVEDLGMLVIRANTYMAVDEDREQKDAKYRQEQRKHRSDIRNAGFRVFEKPLKKYQQEDGTVYAKGNVDLELAVDALLQTDNLDYVLLGSGDGDFSRVVSALQHKGKKVEAFAFDNISTELSQGVDTFYRPDGEHGHKIHGFLKKNQAALKQPTKTEKKEKATKPVREIATIKAGSWREDKGFGFLTVKDESGKTSDLFFHVSHVRFSGGTRPTNSEMTTIAKSGCQLEFERGTSEKGNKTCAVKIIPVAAEGEFVEYLSLRDISSRVLA; via the coding sequence ATGAAATACGATGGGCTAAAAGCCGGAATATTCATCGACAATGACAATTTGATCTATGGCCAGGATCGTGAGGGGCTGGACTACAGCGCCATCATAAAGTTTGTGGAAGATCTAGGAATGCTTGTTATTCGAGCGAATACCTACATGGCGGTTGATGAAGACAGGGAGCAAAAAGACGCCAAATATCGGCAGGAGCAACGCAAACACCGCAGTGATATCCGCAATGCCGGATTCAGGGTGTTCGAAAAGCCTTTGAAAAAGTACCAACAAGAAGACGGGACCGTCTACGCAAAAGGCAATGTGGATCTGGAGTTGGCCGTGGACGCTTTGCTCCAGACCGACAATCTCGACTATGTTCTACTGGGTAGCGGAGACGGTGATTTTTCCCGCGTCGTATCCGCATTGCAGCACAAGGGAAAAAAGGTGGAGGCATTCGCTTTCGATAATATTTCCACTGAACTGAGTCAAGGCGTGGATACTTTTTATCGTCCGGATGGCGAACATGGCCATAAGATCCACGGGTTTCTGAAGAAAAATCAGGCCGCCCTCAAACAACCAACCAAAACGGAAAAGAAAGAGAAGGCCACAAAGCCTGTTCGTGAGATCGCCACCATTAAGGCCGGCTCCTGGAGAGAAGATAAAGGCTTTGGTTTCTTAACGGTGAAGGATGAATCCGGAAAAACGAGCGATCTTTTTTTCCATGTATCACATGTCCGCTTTTCTGGAGGAACTCGCCCCACGAACTCAGAGATGACCACTATTGCAAAAAGTGGGTGTCAGCTGGAGTTTGAGCGAGGAACAAGTGAAAAAGGCAACAAAACCTGCGCTGTAAAGATCATTCCGGTCGCAGCGGAAGGGGAATTCGTTGAATATCTTTCTTTACGAGATATAAGCTCCAGAGTGCTTGCTTAG